The proteins below come from a single Prochlorococcus marinus str. MIT 9215 genomic window:
- the mnmE gene encoding tRNA uridine-5-carboxymethylaminomethyl(34) synthesis GTPase MnmE, which yields MDSIVTTEDTIAAIASAISIGKGGVAIIRVSGKDSINSCKKIVQTKSKYAWESHRVFHGFIQENKQNKFIDEVLISVMKSPNSFTGEDVVELHCHGGIIIVNKVLKILLSSNSRVRLANPGEFSQRAFLNGKIDLTQAESINQLINASNTRSAELAFSGIQGEIKKKINDIKNDLINQLCEIEARVDFEEDFTDFDYTKYLKNIKKVKEKIELLIENAKRNSYIHNGISIALIGKTNVGKSSLLNLLAKKEKAIVTNIPGTTRDVIEINLTINDIPMKIIDTAGIRETSEQIERIGIKKSFRKIKESDFIIYIYSLEEGFNEEDKKIIQEIPKEKLITILGNKKDLIDCKNINSNELKNTILMSIKNNDGERLLIDTIIKKCGLKQVENINIFLNERHLANLSACLSNLNDTDEIIKNKLPFDLLSIELRDGIQNLSKITGQELTEELLDNIFSKFCIGK from the coding sequence ATGGATTCGATAGTTACTACAGAAGATACGATAGCCGCAATTGCTTCAGCTATAAGTATAGGGAAAGGAGGAGTTGCGATAATCAGAGTATCAGGGAAAGACTCAATAAATTCTTGCAAAAAGATTGTTCAAACTAAATCTAAATATGCATGGGAATCACATAGAGTTTTTCATGGTTTTATTCAGGAAAATAAACAAAATAAATTTATAGATGAAGTTTTAATTTCAGTAATGAAATCACCAAATAGCTTCACAGGAGAGGATGTTGTTGAACTTCATTGCCATGGAGGAATTATAATAGTGAATAAAGTTCTAAAGATATTATTATCTAGTAATTCTAGAGTTAGACTTGCAAACCCAGGAGAATTCAGTCAAAGAGCTTTTCTTAATGGGAAAATAGACCTTACTCAAGCCGAGTCAATTAATCAATTAATTAATGCAAGCAATACAAGATCAGCAGAGTTAGCTTTTAGTGGGATTCAAGGAGAAATAAAGAAAAAAATTAACGATATTAAAAATGACCTTATAAATCAACTTTGCGAAATAGAAGCGAGAGTTGATTTTGAAGAAGACTTTACAGATTTTGATTATACCAAATATCTAAAAAACATTAAAAAAGTAAAAGAAAAAATAGAATTACTAATAGAAAATGCAAAAAGAAATTCATATATTCACAATGGAATATCCATTGCGCTTATAGGTAAAACAAATGTTGGTAAAAGCTCTTTATTAAATTTGCTTGCAAAAAAAGAGAAAGCAATTGTAACTAATATTCCTGGAACAACTAGAGATGTTATTGAAATTAATTTAACTATTAATGATATTCCAATGAAAATAATTGATACTGCTGGCATAAGAGAAACCAGTGAACAAATTGAAAGAATTGGAATTAAAAAAAGTTTTAGGAAAATAAAAGAGTCAGATTTTATAATTTATATTTATAGTCTTGAAGAAGGATTTAATGAAGAAGACAAAAAAATAATACAAGAAATTCCCAAAGAAAAATTAATTACTATTTTGGGCAATAAAAAAGATTTAATTGATTGCAAAAATATTAATTCAAATGAGTTAAAAAACACAATTCTTATGAGTATTAAGAATAATGATGGTGAAAGATTATTAATAGACACAATCATAAAAAAATGCGGATTAAAACAAGTAGAAAATATCAATATATTCTTAAACGAAAGGCATCTTGCAAATTTGTCTGCTTGCCTATCTAATTTAAATGATACTGATGAAATAATTAAAAATAAATTACCATTTGATTTGTTATCAATTGAACTCAGAGATGGAATTCAAAACTTATCTAAAATAACTGG
- a CDS encoding DUF2062 domain-containing protein, producing MRFKRDITYKKILSLFRNQNGSPFFNAKGLAIGVFSGCFPFFGFQTLIGVFFAKIAKGNIILAAIGTWISNPFTYIPLYYFNYKVGSIFLNNSSNKILEKSLVIDDLWKQGRIFSLKLLLGSSCVGILLALICGSIVFFIYKIKNKK from the coding sequence ATGAGATTTAAAAGAGATATTACCTATAAGAAAATTCTATCATTATTTAGGAATCAGAATGGAAGTCCTTTCTTTAATGCTAAAGGTTTAGCTATAGGGGTATTTAGTGGCTGCTTTCCTTTCTTTGGGTTTCAGACTTTAATAGGGGTATTTTTTGCAAAAATAGCCAAGGGAAATATTATTCTAGCTGCAATTGGTACCTGGATAAGCAATCCTTTTACTTATATTCCACTTTATTATTTTAACTATAAAGTTGGTTCAATTTTTTTAAATAATTCTTCTAATAAAATTCTTGAAAAAAGTTTAGTTATTGATGACTTATGGAAACAAGGTAGAATTTTTTCCCTAAAATTACTCTTAGGTTCATCTTGTGTAGGTATTTTACTAGCTTTGATTTGTGGCAGTATTGTTTTCTTTATCTACAAGATAAAAAATAAAAAATAG